Proteins encoded within one genomic window of Amorphoplanes friuliensis DSM 7358:
- a CDS encoding glycosyltransferase family 2 protein has translation MPLPPNDKEKYLYYGRQGRWIFCVFLLAFAGVMFGMARLAANSMWTSLLYELIALQVAAVFISLLSSTRKRRGSRAGHEALIAAYRPVVHPSVDVFLPSAGEPLSILTNTYRHVAALEWPGPLTVYVLDDSGRDSVAALAHDHGFHYLSRPNRGELKKAGNLRYGYEHSTGDLIHVFDADFAPRADMTRELAPYFEDPAVGIVQSPQFFDVQQDHFNWLQRSAGATQEMFYRWIQPARDAVDAAICVGTNAVYRRSALQAAGGFAQIGHSEDVHTGVNMAKAGFRTRYVPVNLAKGVCPDNFDGFANQQYRWCTGSMSLLSDPGFHRSRLTVKQKLCFWTGFLYYITTAIAAFTSQLPAFLMLWFFPDQIRPLNYLPLIGTIFVWSTLMPRVTDYRWSPAVVRVQMLIGFCHALALLDFLRGRTAAWVPTGAAKRTPTAKRVLRLLRVWLITTQVLTWTGIVLAVRSHGLDLLWATILFAGPMIYFVWPLLLGGRATPERRPAARPAIPGARTSAVVS, from the coding sequence GTGCCGCTGCCGCCGAACGACAAGGAGAAATATCTCTATTACGGACGCCAGGGCCGCTGGATCTTCTGCGTGTTCCTGCTCGCCTTCGCGGGTGTCATGTTCGGTATGGCCCGGCTGGCGGCCAACTCGATGTGGACCAGCCTGCTCTACGAATTGATCGCTCTCCAGGTGGCGGCAGTGTTCATCAGCCTGCTGTCCAGCACGCGCAAACGACGTGGTTCCCGGGCCGGGCACGAGGCGCTGATCGCCGCGTACCGGCCCGTTGTGCATCCGTCGGTCGATGTGTTCCTGCCGTCGGCCGGGGAACCGCTGAGCATCCTCACCAATACCTATCGGCACGTCGCCGCATTGGAGTGGCCCGGACCACTCACCGTTTACGTGCTCGACGACTCCGGGCGCGATTCTGTCGCCGCACTCGCGCACGATCACGGCTTTCACTATCTGTCCCGGCCCAACCGGGGAGAGCTCAAAAAGGCGGGCAACCTCCGGTACGGCTATGAGCACTCCACCGGTGACCTGATCCACGTGTTCGACGCCGACTTCGCACCGCGTGCCGACATGACCCGTGAGCTCGCGCCGTACTTCGAGGATCCGGCCGTCGGTATCGTCCAGTCGCCGCAATTCTTCGATGTTCAGCAGGATCACTTCAATTGGCTGCAACGGTCGGCCGGCGCCACGCAGGAGATGTTCTACCGGTGGATCCAGCCGGCCCGGGACGCCGTCGACGCCGCGATCTGTGTCGGTACCAATGCTGTTTATCGCCGGAGTGCGTTGCAGGCCGCGGGCGGGTTTGCGCAGATCGGGCACAGCGAGGACGTCCACACCGGGGTGAACATGGCGAAGGCCGGGTTCCGGACCCGGTACGTGCCGGTGAACCTGGCCAAGGGTGTCTGCCCGGACAACTTCGACGGCTTTGCCAACCAGCAGTACCGCTGGTGCACGGGCAGCATGAGTCTGCTCTCCGACCCGGGCTTCCACCGGTCGCGGCTGACCGTCAAGCAGAAGCTCTGCTTCTGGACCGGCTTCCTGTACTACATCACCACGGCCATCGCCGCCTTCACGAGCCAGCTCCCGGCCTTCCTGATGTTGTGGTTCTTCCCCGACCAGATCCGGCCGCTGAACTACCTGCCGCTGATCGGCACGATCTTCGTCTGGTCGACGCTGATGCCCCGGGTCACCGATTACCGCTGGTCACCCGCGGTCGTCCGCGTCCAGATGCTCATCGGCTTCTGCCACGCGCTGGCGTTGCTGGACTTCCTGCGGGGCCGTACCGCCGCCTGGGTGCCGACGGGCGCCGCCAAGCGGACGCCGACCGCCAAGCGGGTGCTGCGCCTGCTGCGGGTCTGGCTCATCACGACCCAGGTCCTGACCTGGACGGGGATCGTCCTGGCCGTCCGGAGCCACGGCCTGGACCTGCTCTGGGCGACGATCCTGTTCGCCGGTCCGATGATCTACTTCGTCTGGCCGCTGCTGCTCGGCGGTCGCGCCACCCCCGAACGCCGTCCGGCCGCCCGCCCGGCGATCCCCGGCGCCCGCACGTCGGCGGTGGTGTCATGA
- a CDS encoding aromatic amino acid ammonia-lyase, which translates to MQGDEVRLDGRTLTPEGLTAIASGHAGIAVDPAALRLVEARHAVMRDARERGTVYGANTGVGANRHETAGTPDVVDHGLRLLRSHCAGSGPVEDNSTARAAMAVRLNQILAGGSGISLRVTEALVAALRSGAVPALHRWGAIGTADLAALAELGLTLAGERPWRSGAGPVTTIDATDALPMISSSALTVATAALALTEVHQQLRASTVVAALSFLALRGNPEAYDAVVHAGRTHPSQSEVAALLRELVAGCSTPARIQDPFGLRVVPQVTAPALHAVHELRRVLTTELNAAAENPLVTTEGVRHHGQFHTATLSAGLDAVRGAYFPALSLSVARLGLLMRPDLTGLRAFLAAGPAGSSGLMISEYVVQDVLAEIRVIVPPVLPGTLSISLGLEEHASFATQGARSLRTMAGLAPVLLAAELVAAVRALRMVPERLTGGTARRAFEIAAEVLDDGTSDRPLGTDLERAAKVLPLLVGDGFQGA; encoded by the coding sequence ATGCAGGGGGACGAGGTTCGGCTCGACGGCCGTACGCTGACACCCGAGGGCCTGACGGCGATCGCCTCCGGCCACGCGGGCATCGCGGTGGATCCCGCGGCGCTGCGACTGGTCGAGGCCCGGCACGCCGTCATGCGCGACGCGCGCGAGCGGGGAACGGTCTACGGCGCCAACACCGGTGTGGGCGCCAACCGCCACGAGACCGCCGGCACGCCGGACGTCGTCGATCACGGCCTGCGCCTGCTCAGGAGTCACTGCGCCGGGAGCGGGCCGGTGGAGGACAACAGCACCGCCCGCGCGGCGATGGCGGTGCGGCTCAACCAGATCCTCGCCGGCGGGTCGGGCATCTCGCTGCGGGTCACCGAGGCCCTCGTCGCCGCGCTGCGGTCCGGTGCCGTGCCTGCGCTGCACCGATGGGGCGCCATCGGCACGGCCGACCTCGCCGCCCTGGCCGAGCTGGGGCTGACGCTGGCGGGGGAGCGGCCGTGGCGGTCCGGCGCCGGACCGGTGACCACCATCGACGCGACCGACGCGCTACCGATGATCAGCTCCAGCGCGCTGACGGTGGCGACCGCCGCGCTGGCCCTCACGGAGGTGCACCAGCAGCTGCGCGCGTCCACGGTTGTGGCGGCGCTGTCGTTCCTGGCCCTGCGCGGCAATCCGGAGGCGTACGACGCCGTGGTGCACGCGGGCCGGACCCATCCGTCGCAGTCCGAAGTGGCCGCGCTGCTGCGGGAGCTGGTGGCCGGCTGCTCCACGCCCGCCCGCATCCAGGATCCGTTCGGGCTGCGGGTCGTGCCGCAGGTGACCGCGCCCGCGCTGCACGCGGTCCACGAGCTGCGGCGGGTGCTGACGACCGAGCTCAACGCCGCCGCCGAGAACCCCCTCGTCACCACCGAAGGCGTCCGGCACCACGGGCAGTTCCACACCGCGACGCTGTCCGCCGGGCTCGACGCCGTGCGGGGCGCCTACTTCCCGGCGCTGTCGCTGTCGGTCGCCCGGCTCGGCCTGCTGATGCGGCCCGACCTGACCGGGCTGCGGGCCTTCCTCGCGGCCGGTCCGGCAGGCAGCTCCGGCCTCATGATCAGCGAGTACGTGGTGCAGGACGTGCTGGCCGAGATCCGGGTGATCGTGCCGCCCGTCCTGCCCGGCACGCTGAGCATCTCTCTGGGTCTCGAGGAGCACGCGAGCTTCGCCACCCAGGGCGCCCGGTCGCTGCGGACGATGGCCGGGCTCGCACCCGTCCTGCTGGCCGCCGAACTCGTGGCGGCCGTCCGGGCCCTGCGGATGGTGCCGGAACGGCTCACCGGCGGCACGGCCCGGCGCGCCTTCGAGATCGCCGCGGAGGTCCTGGACGACGGCACGAGCGACCGCCCGCTCGGGACGGACCTCGAGCGGGCCGCGAAGGTCCTGCCCCTACTCGTCGGCGACGGCTTCCAGGGGGCGTAG
- a CDS encoding ATP-binding protein, producing the protein MRPTARNASAAGLGEDRVDDLVVAVNELAANTVEHTAAGGRVSIWAEPGMVVCQVDDEGHLADPLAGRLTRPSQDEGGRGLLPANHLCDLFRMHTAAQGTSIRLHMWR; encoded by the coding sequence GTGCGGCCCACCGCCCGGAACGCCTCTGCCGCCGGGCTGGGCGAGGACCGGGTGGACGACCTGGTGGTGGCGGTGAACGAGCTCGCGGCCAACACCGTCGAGCACACCGCCGCCGGTGGCCGGGTGAGCATCTGGGCCGAGCCCGGAATGGTCGTGTGCCAGGTCGACGACGAGGGTCATCTGGCCGACCCGCTCGCCGGGCGGCTGACCCGGCCGTCCCAGGACGAAGGCGGCCGGGGACTGCTGCCGGCCAATCACCTGTGTGACCTGTTCCGCATGCACACCGCAGCCCAGGGCACGAGCATCCGCCTGCACATGTGGCGGTGA
- a CDS encoding acyltransferase family protein yields MSTSTMTYAAATALPPPMQAAPPEAPVFRRDVAGLRAVAVLLLVAGQAGTGLAGGGVGIDVFFVISGFLLTGGIVRELERTGRLSLRRFYARRMTRLLPASAVVVAGTLAACWHWMPAAVRPAISWDSAAALTSTMNVRLVLQDGGVADPAPLQHFWSLALAAQFSLVWPLLLVVVALSWARRGRPSRVSVAVVLVALTGASFGLCVWQAATGQLWAFYGLPARAWEFGLGALVALGAVRLARLGSRTAAVLTWLGLAVVGVAVATYDDAPVPGVYAALLAVAGSALLIGGGCARPALGARRLLRLRPVQELGRVSFAWYLWHWPVLVLAPYVLGHPLSVPERLALVAGALVPAAMSTAAVENRIRLNSVLRARPGSTLVLGGVLTAVTAGLAVVLAALPVPAPPAPKAAAFDPVRVLASGQVGLAQLQRIIRADSTRRTLPATLTPSLDEAVTSVPRDGGCLASLKEELVSPAIARGCEKLGVADGGKLVVLFGDSHAQQWFGALDVVARKHGWRLAVFTKTDCGPARGTVGGVNRVGPYTECDRWRERALARIRQLRPAMVVMSGRNREASPLDVKVTAGPDQDWAEAWASTVLRVRESGALPVVVQDTPVAHFDVPGCLATRRVAADCHLEVLKSLLLSRQRFVRALVQVHGAKVVDTAAWFCTPWICPSVIGGTVVYRDDNHLTSVYAKRLAGLLDEQLATEGKNVD; encoded by the coding sequence ATGAGCACCTCGACGATGACGTACGCCGCCGCCACTGCTCTGCCGCCGCCGATGCAGGCTGCACCCCCGGAGGCACCCGTGTTCCGCCGGGACGTCGCCGGTCTGCGGGCCGTCGCCGTGCTCCTGCTGGTCGCCGGTCAGGCCGGCACCGGCCTCGCGGGTGGCGGCGTCGGGATCGACGTCTTCTTCGTCATCTCCGGGTTTCTCCTCACCGGCGGGATCGTCCGGGAGCTCGAGCGAACCGGGCGCCTCTCGCTGCGCCGCTTCTACGCCCGGCGGATGACGCGGCTACTGCCCGCCTCCGCGGTGGTCGTGGCCGGCACGCTCGCCGCCTGCTGGCACTGGATGCCCGCAGCGGTACGCCCGGCGATCTCCTGGGACTCCGCCGCCGCGCTGACGTCCACGATGAACGTCCGGCTGGTCCTGCAGGACGGCGGCGTGGCAGATCCGGCACCGCTGCAGCACTTCTGGTCGCTGGCCCTGGCCGCGCAGTTCTCTCTGGTCTGGCCCCTGCTGCTGGTCGTGGTCGCGCTGAGCTGGGCCCGCCGCGGCCGGCCGAGCCGGGTCTCGGTGGCCGTCGTGCTGGTGGCGCTGACGGGCGCCTCCTTCGGCCTGTGCGTGTGGCAGGCGGCCACCGGTCAGCTCTGGGCGTTCTACGGTCTGCCCGCGCGGGCCTGGGAGTTCGGGCTCGGCGCGCTGGTCGCCCTCGGCGCGGTCCGGCTCGCACGGCTCGGCTCCCGGACGGCCGCCGTGCTGACCTGGCTGGGACTCGCGGTTGTCGGTGTCGCGGTGGCCACCTACGACGACGCGCCCGTCCCCGGTGTGTACGCGGCACTGCTCGCGGTCGCGGGCTCGGCGCTGCTGATCGGGGGAGGCTGTGCCCGCCCGGCACTCGGCGCCCGGCGGTTGCTGCGACTGCGGCCGGTGCAGGAGCTGGGCCGCGTGTCGTTCGCCTGGTACCTGTGGCACTGGCCGGTCCTGGTGCTCGCGCCGTACGTGCTCGGGCACCCGCTCTCCGTGCCGGAACGGCTGGCCCTGGTGGCCGGGGCCCTGGTGCCGGCGGCGATGTCGACGGCCGCGGTGGAGAACAGGATCCGCCTCAACAGCGTTCTGCGGGCCCGGCCCGGCAGCACCCTGGTCCTCGGCGGCGTGCTGACCGCGGTGACCGCCGGTCTGGCCGTGGTCCTGGCCGCGCTGCCCGTCCCCGCGCCGCCGGCGCCGAAGGCCGCGGCGTTCGACCCGGTGCGGGTGCTGGCGTCCGGTCAGGTCGGCCTGGCGCAGTTGCAGCGGATCATCCGCGCCGACAGCACCCGGCGGACCCTGCCGGCCACCCTCACGCCGTCCCTGGACGAGGCGGTGACAAGCGTTCCGCGGGACGGTGGTTGCCTGGCGTCGCTCAAGGAGGAGCTGGTGTCCCCGGCGATCGCCCGCGGCTGCGAGAAGCTCGGCGTCGCGGACGGCGGCAAGCTGGTTGTCCTCTTCGGCGACTCGCACGCCCAGCAGTGGTTCGGTGCGCTCGACGTGGTGGCACGCAAGCACGGGTGGCGGCTCGCGGTGTTCACCAAGACCGATTGCGGGCCCGCCCGGGGCACGGTCGGCGGGGTGAACCGCGTCGGGCCGTACACGGAATGTGACCGGTGGCGGGAGCGGGCGCTGGCCCGGATCCGGCAGCTGCGGCCGGCGATGGTGGTCATGTCGGGCCGCAACCGTGAGGCGAGCCCGCTCGACGTGAAGGTCACCGCGGGTCCGGACCAGGACTGGGCCGAGGCGTGGGCGTCGACCGTCCTGCGGGTGCGGGAGAGCGGCGCGCTGCCGGTCGTCGTGCAGGACACGCCGGTCGCGCACTTCGACGTCCCCGGGTGCCTGGCCACCCGGCGGGTCGCCGCCGACTGCCACCTCGAGGTGCTCAAGTCGCTGCTGCTGTCGCGGCAGCGGTTCGTCCGGGCGCTGGTCCAGGTCCACGGCGCGAAGGTCGTCGACACGGCCGCCTGGTTCTGCACCCCGTGGATCTGCCCGTCGGTCATCGGCGGCACCGTCGTCTACCGCGACGACAACCACCTGACCTCCGTGTACGCGAAGCGCCTCGCCGGGCTGCTGGACGAGCAGCTCGCCACCGAAGGGAAGAACGTTGACTGA
- a CDS encoding glycosyltransferase family 39 protein yields MTDTQVLSRPVPPVVAQQAEPPPRRWSLLSTVLLALPPAALALTLSVLGIGSRSMWNDEYATWYASTLSFRDLSKLLVNVDAVVAPYYVVMHYWIVLFGDSETSLRLPSALAMAGTAALTALLGRRLFDTGTGLAAGLILGGLPSVTRYGQEARPYAFAIGFAVLATLLLLRAMERPDWRRWLLYAAGLILAGLVHIVTLTVLLAHAAFMARAFRVSGDLRLLRWIAGASLAVTAALPLAAKGSDQASVIAWIKADGAAVTGLPERIFGSWQVALVVTAAALLATVLLGARHRGSLVLLLSWAIFPPVFCYVTFPLFHLFLHRYLLFTLPAWALLAAAVGYSLVRFTGRLSSKVPVSLSALLVLAAMLLVSGPGQRAARHSPVYGEPDFRGAAAAVLAAARPGDGIAYAGSTRNGRRAFDYEARDAAMPRDVLVHRTSQANGTFGAEECADPGLCVGDTGRIWLVSTTQSNLSPMDGMPGATQGFLLTAYTVVPYRTFENVRIFALDRKDVK; encoded by the coding sequence TTGACTGACACACAGGTGCTCTCCCGTCCCGTCCCCCCTGTCGTCGCGCAGCAGGCCGAGCCCCCACCACGCCGCTGGTCGCTGCTGAGCACCGTGCTGCTGGCCCTGCCACCGGCGGCGCTCGCCCTGACCCTCTCGGTCCTCGGCATCGGCTCCCGCAGCATGTGGAACGACGAGTACGCCACCTGGTACGCCTCGACGCTCAGCTTCCGTGACCTGTCGAAGCTGCTGGTCAACGTCGACGCGGTGGTGGCGCCGTACTACGTGGTGATGCACTACTGGATCGTGCTGTTCGGTGACTCCGAGACGAGCCTGCGGCTGCCCTCCGCGCTGGCGATGGCCGGGACCGCCGCACTCACCGCCCTGCTCGGGCGCCGCCTCTTCGACACGGGGACGGGTCTGGCGGCGGGGCTGATCCTGGGCGGGCTGCCCTCCGTCACCCGGTACGGCCAGGAGGCCCGCCCGTACGCGTTCGCGATCGGTTTTGCCGTGCTGGCCACGCTGTTGCTGCTGCGGGCGATGGAACGCCCGGACTGGCGGCGGTGGCTGCTCTACGCCGCCGGTCTGATCCTGGCCGGGCTGGTCCACATCGTGACCCTGACCGTGCTGCTCGCGCACGCGGCGTTCATGGCCCGGGCGTTCCGGGTCAGCGGTGATCTGCGGCTGCTGCGGTGGATCGCCGGGGCGTCCCTGGCGGTGACCGCGGCGCTGCCGCTGGCGGCCAAGGGCTCGGACCAGGCGAGTGTCATCGCCTGGATCAAGGCCGACGGCGCCGCGGTGACGGGACTGCCCGAGCGCATCTTCGGCTCCTGGCAGGTGGCGCTGGTGGTCACGGCGGCAGCCCTGCTGGCGACGGTCCTGCTCGGCGCCCGGCACCGGGGTTCGCTGGTGCTGCTGCTGTCGTGGGCGATCTTCCCGCCGGTCTTCTGTTACGTCACCTTCCCGCTGTTCCACCTGTTCCTGCACCGTTACCTGCTCTTCACGCTGCCGGCCTGGGCCCTGCTCGCGGCCGCCGTGGGCTACTCGCTGGTGCGGTTCACGGGAAGACTCTCGTCGAAGGTGCCGGTGTCGCTGAGCGCGCTGCTGGTGCTGGCCGCGATGCTTCTTGTCAGCGGTCCCGGGCAGCGCGCGGCCCGGCACAGCCCGGTCTACGGCGAGCCCGACTTCCGGGGCGCCGCCGCTGCCGTGCTGGCCGCCGCCCGGCCCGGTGACGGCATCGCCTACGCGGGTTCCACCCGTAACGGCCGCCGGGCCTTCGACTACGAGGCCCGGGACGCCGCGATGCCGCGCGACGTGCTGGTCCACCGCACCTCCCAGGCCAACGGCACGTTCGGCGCCGAGGAGTGCGCGGACCCGGGCCTCTGCGTCGGCGACACCGGGCGCATCTGGCTGGTGTCGACCACGCAGTCGAACCTGTCGCCGATGGACGGCATGCCCGGTGCCACGCAGGGCTTCCTGCTGACCGCGTACACCGTCGTCCCGTACCGGACCTTCGAGAACGTCCGGATCTTCGCGCTCGACCGCAAGGACGTGAAATGA
- a CDS encoding DUF1800 domain-containing protein, translating into MRAFPKTPVSRRRVLGGAAGVTAAVAVPAAAADAATVRPGSYYVSTDQQLHLLRRATYGPTPASLAEIRELGTAAWLDRQLDPSGIADADCDALLTRFPLTALSISELRSRVAAGTQRYGWDTMLQLGFATTSRAIWSERQLFEVMVDFWSNHLNVTNPSADVWDNRHDYDRAVIRPYALGRFADMLKASARHPAMLTYLDNRFSTRAAPNENYGRELLELHTVGLGYSESDVRNAARMLTGLTVDWDTGLYKFSPNSHATGPVTVLKFRHANVTAAGGEAAALELLDYLALHPATARHLATKLVVRFVADTPPASLVTRLAKVYLDHGSAIAPVLRALFTSAEFRESVGKKIRTPYEDIVATVRTVGYGPDASGTAGIESLYWLIGSLGHAPMSWAPPNGFPDVASAWTSPGGLLAKWNAHLNIVAGYRPKEFQRPANLAQELIGELPATYGALIDALARRLLGRTLPAAHTTALAAFFGKTSATVLKPADAAVGWRLPQLVALILNSPFFAVR; encoded by the coding sequence GTGAGGGCATTTCCGAAGACTCCTGTCAGCCGCCGCCGTGTCCTGGGCGGTGCCGCCGGCGTGACCGCCGCCGTGGCTGTGCCGGCCGCGGCCGCCGACGCCGCCACGGTCCGTCCGGGCAGCTACTACGTCAGCACCGATCAGCAGTTGCACCTGCTGCGCCGGGCCACCTACGGTCCGACCCCGGCCTCGCTCGCCGAGATCCGTGAGCTCGGCACCGCGGCCTGGCTCGACCGGCAGCTCGACCCGTCCGGCATCGCCGACGCGGACTGCGACGCGCTGCTGACGCGTTTCCCGCTGACCGCGCTGTCGATCAGCGAGCTGCGGTCCCGCGTCGCGGCCGGCACCCAGCGGTACGGCTGGGACACCATGCTCCAGCTGGGCTTCGCCACCACCAGCCGGGCCATCTGGAGCGAGCGCCAGCTCTTCGAGGTCATGGTCGACTTCTGGTCGAACCACCTCAACGTGACCAACCCGTCCGCCGACGTCTGGGACAACCGGCACGACTACGACCGGGCCGTGATCCGCCCGTACGCCCTGGGCCGCTTCGCCGACATGCTCAAGGCCAGTGCCCGGCACCCGGCGATGCTGACCTACCTCGACAACCGCTTCTCCACGCGTGCCGCGCCGAACGAGAACTACGGCCGGGAGCTGCTCGAGCTGCACACGGTCGGGCTGGGCTACTCGGAGTCCGACGTCAGGAACGCCGCCCGGATGCTCACCGGCCTGACCGTCGACTGGGACACCGGCCTCTACAAGTTCAGCCCCAACTCCCACGCCACCGGGCCGGTCACCGTGCTGAAGTTCCGGCACGCGAACGTGACCGCCGCGGGTGGTGAGGCGGCGGCGCTGGAGCTGCTGGACTACCTGGCCCTGCACCCGGCGACCGCACGGCACCTCGCCACCAAACTGGTCGTGCGCTTCGTCGCCGACACCCCGCCCGCCTCGCTCGTGACCAGGCTGGCGAAGGTCTATCTCGACCACGGCTCGGCGATCGCGCCGGTGCTGCGGGCGCTGTTCACCTCGGCCGAGTTCCGCGAGTCCGTCGGCAAGAAGATCCGCACGCCGTACGAGGACATCGTCGCCACGGTCCGCACGGTCGGCTACGGGCCGGACGCGTCCGGGACCGCCGGCATCGAGTCGCTGTACTGGCTGATCGGCTCGCTCGGGCACGCCCCGATGTCCTGGGCGCCGCCGAACGGCTTTCCCGACGTCGCCTCGGCCTGGACCTCACCCGGTGGCCTGCTCGCCAAGTGGAACGCGCACCTCAACATCGTCGCCGGGTACCGCCCCAAGGAGTTCCAGCGGCCGGCGAACCTGGCGCAGGAGCTCATCGGTGAGCTGCCCGCGACCTACGGCGCGCTGATCGACGCCCTGGCACGACGGTTGCTCGGCCGGACATTGCCCGCCGCGCACACGACGGCGCTGGCGGCGTTCTTCGGGAAGACCTCAGCCACGGTCCTGAAGCCGGCCGACGCCGCCGTCGGCTGGCGGCTGCCCCAGCTCGTGGCCCTGATCCTGAACTCCCCCTTCTTCGCGGTGAGGTGA
- a CDS encoding lipoprotein has protein sequence MILKFSRSRPAATVALGVTLAFTAACNSSGDGAGGPSAAPVATGNTAEICASGGTAARQVVVDLFTKVAEAAKGDTEPTPADLNKIYQQTFSELGKQLTEHAAKATDPELAATLTDIAAEADKVATAPEPAAAGTTGLQAAIGKLEKHCPSGGPSSSAAPAGPGDGTVGAAGSACELPVTFKVADGWKPKAVEVEENDPLAELTRRGPLQMACEIDAKPAGLLGFLRVWIDPSPSAEPRAAVEPFLEGKKNRNVKYTPVTVGGAQAVDVSYEQYQELLEENLKRRAFAVRTPAGVVVLEVGGLSDEDHRSLLPAYELAKGSLAVRP, from the coding sequence GTGATCCTGAAATTCTCTCGCTCCCGGCCCGCCGCCACCGTTGCTCTCGGTGTCACGCTGGCCTTCACCGCCGCCTGTAATTCCTCCGGGGACGGTGCCGGCGGACCGTCGGCGGCGCCCGTCGCGACCGGCAACACCGCCGAGATCTGCGCGTCCGGTGGAACGGCGGCCCGTCAGGTCGTCGTGGACCTCTTCACCAAGGTGGCCGAGGCCGCGAAGGGTGACACCGAGCCGACGCCGGCCGATCTCAACAAGATCTACCAGCAGACCTTCTCCGAGCTGGGCAAACAGCTCACCGAGCACGCGGCGAAGGCCACCGACCCGGAGCTGGCCGCGACGCTGACGGATATCGCGGCCGAGGCGGACAAGGTCGCGACCGCTCCCGAGCCGGCCGCGGCCGGCACCACGGGTCTGCAGGCGGCGATCGGCAAGCTGGAGAAGCACTGCCCGAGCGGCGGCCCGTCGTCCTCGGCGGCGCCGGCCGGCCCCGGCGACGGGACCGTCGGCGCGGCGGGCAGCGCCTGCGAGCTGCCGGTGACGTTCAAGGTGGCCGACGGGTGGAAGCCGAAGGCCGTCGAGGTCGAGGAGAACGACCCGCTCGCCGAGCTGACGCGCCGCGGGCCGCTGCAGATGGCCTGCGAGATCGACGCCAAGCCCGCCGGGCTGCTCGGCTTCCTGCGGGTGTGGATCGATCCGTCCCCGAGTGCCGAGCCGCGGGCGGCTGTCGAGCCGTTCCTGGAGGGCAAGAAGAACCGCAACGTCAAGTACACGCCCGTGACGGTGGGCGGGGCGCAGGCCGTCGACGTCAGCTACGAGCAGTACCAGGAGTTGCTGGAGGAGAATCTCAAGCGTCGCGCGTTTGCTGTGCGGACTCCGGCCGGGGTCGTGGTGCTGGAGGTCGGTGGTCTCAGCGACGAGGACCACCGGTCGCTGCTGCCCGCGTACGAGCTGGCAAAGGGCTCGCTGGCCGTCAGGCCGTGA
- a CDS encoding MFS transporter: MTPSRRVAVTLYAYAFLDDLVLLYPVYALLFSETGLSVWQISTLFAVWSASSLILEVPSGALADVVSRRLLLWIGPLLTAAGFGLWVAAPSYWAFALGFVLWGAKGALTSGALEALVYEELDRAGAAGRYAQIMGRAKAAGTVGVVLAIAIASPVLAAGGYPAVGAASVVACLVTAAVAATFPEHRDCRTGADEDDELGWAATLRAGLGEARHHRPVRTALILVVLVTAVWGSLDEYTPLLISSTGVADATVPLLLLLIWAAVAVGGLATGPAERLRTPWFAVLLVLAAAAMAAGALSGHPGGIVLVALAFGAFQAADVVVGARLQQAVTGPARATVTSVAGMVTDLATIGVFGLYAALTGLSGHGGAFALLAIPYAGVALWLLGSRMPDRRPG; this comes from the coding sequence ATGACACCGAGCCGCCGCGTCGCCGTGACCCTGTACGCGTACGCGTTTCTGGACGATCTTGTTCTGCTCTATCCGGTGTATGCCCTGCTGTTCAGCGAGACCGGCCTGTCGGTCTGGCAGATCTCCACGTTGTTCGCGGTGTGGTCGGCGAGCAGCCTGATCCTCGAGGTGCCGTCGGGTGCGCTCGCCGACGTCGTGTCGCGGCGTCTGCTGCTGTGGATCGGCCCGCTGCTCACCGCCGCCGGTTTCGGCCTGTGGGTCGCTGCGCCCTCGTACTGGGCGTTCGCGCTCGGGTTTGTGCTCTGGGGCGCGAAGGGCGCGCTGACCTCCGGCGCCCTCGAGGCCCTGGTCTACGAGGAGCTCGACCGCGCCGGGGCCGCCGGCCGGTACGCGCAGATCATGGGCCGCGCCAAGGCGGCCGGAACGGTCGGTGTGGTGCTGGCCATCGCGATCGCCTCGCCCGTGCTGGCGGCCGGCGGTTATCCGGCGGTGGGTGCGGCCAGCGTGGTCGCGTGCCTGGTGACGGCCGCGGTGGCCGCCACCTTTCCGGAGCACCGCGATTGCCGCACCGGCGCCGACGAGGACGACGAACTGGGCTGGGCGGCGACCCTGCGCGCCGGTCTCGGCGAGGCCCGCCACCACCGCCCGGTCCGGACGGCTCTGATCCTGGTCGTGCTGGTCACCGCGGTGTGGGGCTCGCTGGACGAGTACACCCCGCTGCTGATCAGCTCGACCGGTGTGGCGGACGCGACCGTGCCGCTGCTGCTCCTGCTGATCTGGGCAGCGGTCGCCGTCGGCGGCCTCGCGACGGGACCGGCGGAACGGCTGCGCACCCCGTGGTTCGCGGTGCTGCTCGTGCTGGCCGCAGCGGCGATGGCTGCCGGGGCCCTCAGCGGTCATCCCGGCGGCATCGTCCTGGTCGCGCTGGCCTTCGGGGCGTTCCAGGCCGCCGACGTGGTCGTCGGTGCCCGCCTGCAACAGGCCGTGACCGGCCCGGCCCGCGCCACGGTCACGTCGGTCGCGGGCATGGTCACCGACCTGGCGACCATCGGCGTTTTCGGTCTCTACGCCGCGCTCACCGGTCTGTCCGGTCACGGCGGCGCGTTCGCCCTGCTGGCGATCCCGTACGCCGGAGTGGCCCTGTGGCTGCTCGGTTCGCGAATGCCGGACCGCCGGCCCGGGTGA